A region from the Helicoverpa armigera isolate CAAS_96S chromosome 6, ASM3070526v1, whole genome shotgun sequence genome encodes:
- the LOC110379687 gene encoding LOW QUALITY PROTEIN: SUN domain-containing ossification factor (The sequence of the model RefSeq protein was modified relative to this genomic sequence to represent the inferred CDS: deleted 2 bases in 1 codon), which yields MDCGYFTDITMKGGLCVIYTSLLTISVLSSCALFILVVSEALHEGVDTNVDLSGLHNVSQKVGVGKQDVPGSQESPESQVAEDSKTKEDHEMIFAETLSLNSVTTEGLPDTGQPPVLISLADNAKLELRHPDELLFVNDSEEHNDTKIFSIIDGDAVEDDAEKPPEDVEKESTEPRLVVKAKPVQHETRQVEEAFQAPTVDIEIITESQIDEPKEQETENIPVKPETPQEDIPSFSEWAQKQLAEAEKKDTVLNHSSQPSHSNTNFSSKSTKLRSKNYASLACGAKIVAVNPEAGSASSILSPNRDEYMLNTCNSRIWFVVELCEAVQAQKIEIANFELFSSTPKDIAVYFSDRFPTRDWASVGQFAAQDMRDVQSFDLYPHLFGKFIKVEMLSHHGSEHYCPVSLFKVYGTSEFEVLEKENSQHPAHIDEDEDDEIIDVPDIPAAETEPSKNLFGSARDAVMSIMKKAAQALVKTEVPKNVSLEHNDTSTDETYKRCCSPSHIIVCDNCSETLYNEVYELISCSSDKLVSLVRQVFLRETLKCTGICQQYGLDFKSTKTIEFSDERVAYMNALFPRKYLAALCNILAIKEKKVVLNTSFETELNVTMNVTVDESPQAVSSETNSELEVKLVPDKSTASDDEKANETTLSEEKTTTEATPEGTAVPVELPREQHESADEKIEELPSTEEKPVQEAPEPTPEIDKNTETVVEENKDTVQKTDPKYVKVEVVTEKPKENNIVEEVVDPIIIDNENFMSDFDQMAVDPTPAVGMPSSQNQNQGQATLQKESVFLRLSNRVKTLERNMSLSGQYLEELSRRYKKQVEEMQKTFEKTVQQMTEERRKSNEREQKYLEQMTSLQEQMGQMAAAMHILMEERDSWFGNINFFKFIVFQTIIFAIAFYFFSRRRKPEPVIIPVIKKSKKKQDRFRRKSVEGVSGHETPSAKKRRPSEEALQIARQSTEEMIGDEEDGEWQVARKNRRRKTSIIHRAGEMESKEWTRPDSIGKLQDNPIPLDEEEFFAPVTEPKEFSESDASNPPKRELPKTNGSFFNNLKTKTMKTRRLSSPAFLRTLSRQSSRSTPSPVVRTIEPVFNGNMNKKAASESPTGSLWSESTEISQNGQPENENSGSKKKKSLKNILKKVF from the exons ATTACCTGACACCGGGCAGCCTCCAGTGCTCATATCGCTAGCAGACAACGCCAAATTGGAATTGAGGCATCCAGACGAACTTCTGTTCGTCAACGACTCGGAGGAACACAATGACACCAAGATATTCTCCATCATCGACGGCGACGCCGTTGAAGATGACGCAGAGAAACCACCGGAAGACGTGGAGAAGGAAAGCACTGAACCACGGCTCGTCGTCAAAGCCAAGCCCGTGCAGCATGAGACCAGACAGGTAGAGGAAGCATTTCAAGCGCCGACGGTGGACATAGAAATCATCACAGAATCTCAAATCGACGAACCGAAAGAACAAGAAACAGAAAACATTCCAGTCAAACCAGAAACACCACAAGAGGACATACCCTCGTTCTCAGAGTGGGCACAGAAACAGCTGGCCGAAGCCGAGAAAAAAGACACAGTACTAAACCACTCGAGTCAACCTAGTCATAGTAATACGAATTTTAGTAGTAAAAGCACTAAATTGCGATCGAAGAACTACGCTTCGCTCGCGTGCGGCGCCAAGATCGTGGCCGTGAACCCCGAGGCCGGCTCCGCCAGCTCCATCCTGTCGCCCAACAGGGACGAGTACATGCTCAACACCTGCAACAGCCGCATCTGGTTCGTCGTCGAGCTCTGCGAGGCTGTGCAGGCGCAGAAGATTGAAATAGCCAACTTCGAGCTATTCTCCTCTACCCCCAAAGATATCGCTGTATATTTCAGCGACCGGTTCCCGACGAGGGACTGGGCTAGCGTCGGCCAGTTCGCGGCGCAAGACATGAGAGACGTGCAGAGTTTTGATCTTTACCCGCATTTATTTGGAAAATTTATCAAAGTTGAGATGCTCTCTCACCACGGGTCCGAGCACTACTGCCCGGTGTCCCTCTTCAAGGTGTACGGCACGTCAGAATTCGAAGTTTTAGAAAAGGAGAACTCGCAGCATCCCGCTCACATTGACGAGGATGAGGATGACGAAATAATAGACGTGCCAGACATTCCTGCTGCTGAAACAGAGCCCTCCAAGAATCTGTTCGGCTCTGCGAGAGACGCAGTGATGTCAATAATGAAGAAAGCGGCACAAGCGCTGGTGAAAACTGAAGTTCCTAAAAACGTATCCTTAGAACACAACGATACGTCGACAGACGAAACGTACAAACGGTGTTGTTCGCCCAGCCATATTATAGTGTGTGATAATTGCAGTGAGACGCTTTACAATGAAGTGTACGAACTAATTAGCTGTAGCTCGGACAAGTTAGTGAGTTTAGTGCGTCAGGTGTTCCTCCGCGAGACTTTGAAGTGTACCGGCATCTGCCAGCAGTACGGACTAGATTTTAAAAGTACAAAGACAATAGAGTTTAGTGATGAACGCGTCGCTTATATGAATGCTTTGTTCCCTCGAAAATATTTAGCCGCCCTCTGTAATATCTTAGctattaaagaaaagaaagttGTTTTAAACACAAGTTTTGAAACAGAACTGAATGTTACCATGAATGTAACTGTTGATGAGTCACCGCAAGCCGTAAGCAGTGAGACAAATTCAGAACTAGAGGTGAAATTAGTTCCAGATAAAAGTACAGCTTCTGATGATGAAAAAGCTAATGAGACCACTCTTTCGGAAGAGAAAACAACGACGGAAGCTACACCTGAAGGTACGGCTGTTCCCGTGGAGTTGCCGAGAGAGCAGCATGAGTCAGCTGATGAGAAGATCGAAGAACTTCCTTCGACTGAAGAGAAGCCAGTACAAGAGGCGCCAGAACCAACGCCTGAAATAGACAAGAACACTGAAACAGTCGTAGAGGAAAATAAAGATACCGTACAAAAAACTGATCCAAAGTATGTGAAAGTTGAAGTTGTCACAGAGAAACCAAAAGAGAACAACATTGTTGAAGAAGTTGTTGATCCCATAATCATAGATAATGAGAACTTTATGTCAGACTTCGATCAGATGGCGGTGGACCCGACACCCGCCGTCGGCATGCCTTCGTCGCAGAATCAGAACCAGGGGCAGGCAACGCTGCAGAAGGAATCTGTCTTTCTGCGGCTTTCTAATAGAGTGAAG ACGCTGGAGCGCAACATGTCTCTTTCGGGGCAATACCTCGAGGAGCTGAGCAGGCGTTACAAGAAACAAGTGGAAGAAATGCAGAAGACCTTCGAGAAGACCGTGCAGCAGATGACAGAGGAGCGACGCAAGAGCAACGAGCGAGAACAGAAATACCTGGAGCAGATGACCAGCCTCCAGGAACAGATGGGACAAATGGCAGCAGCCATGCATATCCTCATGGAGGAACGAGATAGCTGGTTCGGCAACATCAACTTTTTCAAATTCATCGTGTTCCAAACAATAATATTCGCCATAGCATTCTACTTCTTCTCCAGAAGACGAAAACCAGAACCTGTCATTATACCAGTAATAAAAAAGTCCAAAAAGAAACAAGACAGGTTCAGGAGAAAATCCGTGGAAGGCGTCAGTGGGCATGAGACTCCGTCGGCGAAGAAGCGCCGTCCTAGCGAGGAGGCCTTGCAAATTGCTAGACAGTCTACCGAAGAGATGATTGGAGATGAAGAAGACGGCGAGTGGCAAGTCGCTCGCAAAAATAGAAGAAGAAAGACATCTATAATACATAGAGCAGGGGAGATGGAATCCAAAGAGTGGACGCGACCAGATAGCATTGGCAAGCTTCAGGATAATCCCATACCATTAGACGAAGAGGAATTCTTCGCGCCAGTGACCGAACCTAAAGAATTCAGTGAAAGTGACGCTTCCAATCCGCCTAAGCGAGAATTACCAAAAACGAATGGTTCATTCTTCAACAATTTGAAGACGAAGACTATGAAAACGCGACGGTTGTCGTCGCCAGCGTTCCTGAGGACATTGAGCAGACAGAGTAGCAGGAGTACTCCTAGCCCGGTCGTCAGGACGATAGAGCCAGTGTTCAACGGCAACATGAACAAGAAAGCTGCGTCGGAGTCGCCCACCGGCAGCCTGTGGTCAGAATCCACGGAAATATCACAGAACGGACAACCAGAAAACGAGAACAGTGGTAGCAAAAAGAAGAAAAGTCTTAAGAACATACTGAAGAAAGTGTTTTGA
- the LOC110379688 gene encoding eEF1A lysine and N-terminal methyltransferase homolog, with the protein MNLTEKQTQEIHVRYIFLILIVINNYISKMNLLPKSHKEFSEKDYWNKFFKKRGNKAFEWYGEYLELCGQLHKYIKPKDAILITGCGNSSLSADLYDVGYENITNIDVSEVAIKQMNSINSHRINMKFLCMDALNTTFSDEEFNVVLDKGTLDALMPDDSEETQKTIDKYFAEIKRVLKLGGRFVCISLLQSHILSKLLETFCDKSWMFRVVRCHEAEERNAENADGPTLPVFVVVATKFKAMPQLILELCLAGEKMQRLQTPEELKTYVKSAQDAAFVTNGLAKTSLDEDNEVSLDLMQPGEDTPRYTLYVVDQKRSQAINKYAVFIVPQGRESEWLFGTPAGRRQLQDSARFGRLVVAVLRRGHKFESLDAVKEELAHAAKMLIPYGLTGQIPFLSLGSDVGRRVKVFEGSSTFSGDFVVEDVDVDGATHRRLVFLDNQFLVQSEAKLKSVKRKNKTKLVVDFGHISLYHSFMCVGVQIARSPTTNVAVLGLGGGSLCMFLRKCYDNLKVTAVDLDPAMLEVAKNHFELQTDEKLEVQIKDGLDFLKDEVKNGNRYEAVMFDMDSKDRTVGLSCPPRQFLDNQVLDDVKKILTDDGHFILNLVCRDVELQQSIMDTLKRHFKHLTSVKLYEEVNEIIFASNSTKLYNADGFDKAVRELNTCARNKKLVDIRCVDLKDFMQSLTIIS; encoded by the exons atgaatttgaCAGAAAAACAAACGCAGGAAATCCATGTGCGttacatttttcttattttgatagtaattaataattacatcAGCAAGATGAATCTACTACCTAAAAGCCACAAGGAATTCAGTGAAAAGGACTACTGGaacaaattcttcaaaaaaCGCGGCAACAAGGCATTCGAGTG GTATGGCGAGTACTTGGAGTTATGTGGACAGTTACACAAGTATATCAAGCCAAAGGATGCGATACTTATAACAGGATGCGGTAATTCGAGCCTTAGCGCGGACCTCTACGACGTTGGATATGAAAACATCACAAATATAGACGTTTCAGAAGTAGCTATCAAGCAAATGAACTCCATAAATTCTCACAGAATAAACATGAAATTCCTCTGTATGGATGCTTTGAACACAACTTTCTCTGATGAGGAATTTAACGTAGTTTTAGATAAAGGTACTTTAGATGCCCTCATGCCTGACGATTCGGAAGAAACGCAAAAGACCATAGACAAGTACTTTGCTGAAATCAAAAGAGTTCTAAAGCTTGGAGGTCGGTTTGTGTGCATATCTTTGCTTCAAAGccatattttaagtaaattattggaGACATTTTGTGATAAGTCTTGGATGTTCCGAGTGGTGAGATGCCATGAAGCTGAAGAGAGGAATGCTGAAAACGCTGATGGACCTACACTACCTgtatttgttgttgttgctaCTAAGTTCAAGGCAATGCCACAATTA ATATTAGAATTATGCCTGGCCGGTGAGAAGATGCAGAGACTACAGACCCCTGAAGAGTTGAAGACTTATGTAAAGTCAGCTCAGGACGCTGCATTTGTTACTAATGGACTTGCCAAAACTAGCCTGGATGAAGATAATGAA GTATCTCTGGACCTGATGCAGCCAGGAGAAGACACGCCGCGGTACACTCTGTATGTAGTAGACCAGAAGCGTTCACAGGCCATCAACAAGTATGCAGTCTTCATAGTACCACAGGGCAG AGAATCAGAGTGGTTATTCGGCACGCCGGCCGGTCGGCGTCAGCTGCAGGACTCAGCACGGTTCGGCAGGCTCGTGGTGGCGGTGCTGCGGAGAGGACACAAGTTCGAGTCTCTAGACGCCGTGAAAGAAGAACTAGCTCACGCCGCTAAAATGCTTATTCCTTATGGGTTGACGGGACAG ATCCCGTTCCTCTCTCTAGGCAGCGACGTGGGGCGCCGCGTGAAGGTGTTCGAGGGTAGCTCCACCTTCTCCGGGGACTTCGTGGTGGAGGACGTGGATGTAGACGGCGCTACCCACAGGAGGCTCGTGTTCTTGGACAACCAGTTCCTCGTGCAGTCTGAAGCTAAGTTGAAGAGTG TAAAAAGGAAAAACAAGACCAAACTAGTGGTGGATTTCGGCCACATATCACTCTACCACTCTTTCATGTGTGTGGGAGTTCAAATCGCTAGGTCACCTACCACCAACGTAGCTGTCCTGGGTCTAGGCGGAGGCAGTCTCTGTATGTTCCTGAGGAAATGCTACGATAATCTCAAGGTCACAGCTGTTGACCTTGACCCCGCGATGTTAGAGGTCGCCAAGAATCATTTTGAGTTGCAGACTGATGAGAAGTTGGAAGTACAGATTAAAGATGGCTTGGATTTCTTGAAGGATGAGGTTAAGAATG GTAACCGCTACGAGGCAGTAATGTTCGACATGGACAGCAAGGACCGCACGGTGGGGCTGTCGTGTCCTCCGCGACAGTTCCTCGACAACCAAGTGCTTGATGATGTTAAGAAAATACTTACGGATGATG GCCACTTCATCCTAAACTTAGTCTGCCGCGACGTAGAACTCCAGCAATCTATAATGGACACGTTAAAACGCCACTTCAAGCATTTAACATCCGTCAAATTGTATGAAGAagtgaatgaaataatatttgctaGCAATAGTACTAAGTTATATAATGCCGATGGTTTTGACAAAGCTGTGAGAGAGTTAAACACATGTGCTCGGAATAAGAAACTTGTAGATATCAGATGTGTGGACTTGAAAGATTTTATGCAGTCATTAACTATTATttcataa
- the LOC110379682 gene encoding eukaryotic translation initiation factor 2-alpha kinase 1 — protein sequence MDKQTQDKWKALATIKSFDLGLNRNSHHESVFHQSIQHIDVISSAATTPISLLVQSLVKQLCSLLEKDSLRANQLYNTICEKLHSMNLIDDSYAMGEFEAMRSQYQRALYQLVAVSSGSEIPITIPVTWPIVQPSCLEWSRYHREFEELYFIAGGGFGSVFKAKHRLDGVEYAVKKVYIKSSDVNSIMTHLAEVKTIASLNHPNIVNYKAAWLEPMIESTVKKKRNFKMDTDTDDFSINSNLISSAHPNIITSFKTHNSKELINQKSLSDFVISFKNSNSFASSQEDLEESEFQSEDDTTTSPQDENALANIFNSKEFENCSRVNLKWATLYIQMTYCQQTLKQWLDDRNHHMTANRKGSDDMTLHHCDSSDSTCLESPDLAYPVAWTHIDVLIDMFTQLVKGLHYIHSRGIIHHDIKPSNVFVAQTEGGVTVQLGDFGLACPLQQSHSGLALGTHLYAAPEQLEGQCNPKSDMYSLGIILLEMVEPFSTDMERVKTITDLRKGQIPAHLTANYPKIAHIIGKLVQRRPAKRLDTAQLLEELKALAENKDDTIKTLREELAAKDDEIAKLKLMLAKFNYQN from the exons ATGGATAAACAGACTCAGGACAAGTGGAAGGCCTTAGCGACCATAAAATCCTTTGATTTAG GATTAAATCGCAACAGTCACCATGAGTCCGTATTTCATCAGAGTATCCAGCATATTGACGTCATCAGCTCCGCGGCGACCACGCCCATCAGTCTCCTCGTCCAATCCCTGGTCAAGCAACTATGTTCCCTCCTCGAGAAAGACTCCTTAAGAGCCAATCAACTGTACAACACAATATGTGAGAAACTCCACAGCATGAACCTCATTGATGACTCCTACGCTATGGGTGAGTTCGAAGCCATGAGGAGTCAGTACCAACGAGCCTTGTACCAGCTTGTAGCTGTCTCCAGTGGGTCCGAAATACCTATAACCATCCCAGTGACTTGGCCGATAGTCCAACCGTCGTGCCTCGAGTGGTCTCGATATCATCGCGAATTTGAGGAGCTGTACTTCATAGCTGGTGGCGGCTTTGGCAGCGTCTTCAAAGCTAAACATAGACTGGACGGTGTAGAATACGCTGTCAAAAAGGTTTATATAAAGTCTTCGGATGTAAACTCGATCATGACACATTTGGCCGAAGTGAAAACCATAGCGAGTCTCAACCACCCTAACATAGTGAACTATAAAGCTGCTTGGCTGGAACCCATGATAGAGTCCACAGTCAAAAAGAAGCGTAACTTCAAAATGGATACAGACACTGACGATTTTTCCATCAACTCCAACCTGATTTCATCTGCTCATCCTAACATAATCACGTCTTTCAAAACTCACAATTCCAAGGAGTTGATCAATCAGAAGAGTCTATCAGACTTTGTGATTTCTTTCAAGAATTCCAATAGCTTTGCAAGTTCTCAAGAGGATTTGGAAGAGTCAGAATTTCAGTCTGAAGATGACACGACAACTTCACCACAGGACGAGAACGCTCTCGCTAACATATTCAACAGCAAAGAATTTGAAAACTGCTCCCGAGTCAACTTAAAATGGGCGACTTTGTACATCCAAATGACTTACTGCCAGCAAACTTTAAAGCAGTGGTTGGATGACAGGAACCATCACATGACAGCCAATAGAAAAGGATCTGATGACATGACACTTCACCACTGTGATTCGTCAGATTCTACATGCCTTGAATCCCCTGATTTGGCGTACCCAGTGGCTTGGACACATATTGATGTCCTCATAGACATGTTTACGCAGTTAGTGAAAGGGTTGCATTATATTCATTCTAGAGGGATTATCCACCATGACATAAAGCCTAGTAATGTGTTCGTGGCTCAGACTGAAGGTGGAGTGACAGTCCAATTGGGGGACTTTGGCCTGGCCTGTCCGTTGCAGCAGTCTCATAGTGGACTGGCTTTGGGAACGCATTTGTATGCTGCGCCTGAGCAGTTGGAGGGACAATGTAATCCTAAG agCGACATGTACAGCCTGGGAATAATACTCTTAGAAATGGTAGAACCCTTCAGCACCGATATGGAGCGAGTGAAAACCATCACCGACCTCCGCAAAGGTCAGATTCCAGCCCACTTGACTGCCAACTACCCCAAAATAGCCCATATCATAGGCAAGCTGGTCCAAAGAAGACCAGCAAAGAGGTTGGATACCGCCCAACTTTTGGAAGAATTGAAGGCTTTGGCAGAAAATAAAGATGACACCATTAAGACTTTGAGAGAGGAACTAGCAGCTAAAGATGATGAGATTGCCAAGTTAAAATTGATGTTGGCGAAATTTAACTATCAGAATTAA
- the LOC110379695 gene encoding uncharacterized protein DDB_G0284459: MRGRICQFLLLAHAACAITVPRVENDYDRRRQATLPHPGFTEHQTRFGLNSPLQGFQQQQALITNPPPTVQFQPSLFPQQQPQQLPQQQQLPQQQQSYVPQFNNHIPNINNNLPLQNSNFQFTPQASNPPLLQQNNNFQQQQNLRQIPQQTQNILQQPIPTLPTYQNGHLQQNPTFQPSIPATVNINPQRPTQQAFLPTISTSHSQPINQPIFSQPNPITIQPAPNLAPQNYNQNQNNAQLPFQSNLGQQPIFSNGQASQIQDILEQQSKENLEKLKELQERARIIQKHQEFVQKQQQKQQEKVEKLHEEFVKKQATKSVPSFTTTESYEEYYNRNSERRRPILPHETDLFKKAVEMYEREHPTTTTTTTTTTTTTTPPPPPPPTPRYRPRPKPKPRNPPQDRNKQKLYNEIKNLLEESETKGFDDSLRAKSAELLKKPDILKQLKVALAENAADFSEKNFSSREISLNGHKYEVIRTNNPNLIPKGAITADSSNLAQIMAAAQLEPQKESRVSIEDLTKGILPPGANFELIKQAENGKLEEVKAPSELQNKKKVTFVFLEEQEDGSFKVKGVKANGQQTEEGPEVENILKKIKNGEIQLPGQTKISNSIFSSTTASPITETTDYVAASSHHPSSYSTFVSTSNHGSTGHTNPIVHTTPTPHFQPSIQPSRSTAQTQTHFPSTVTVSSTERYNTKSSTPSYEYTSSRNSINQSPRITFPSSTHSTIINTTPYRSSEKDLVVIGSSTIAPTISEGSSLNLARQASPPANPGLVDILKENGLFATAKYLRQSGLDSILNETGPYTIFVPTDKAFRTLLVQLGGPDKAEEKFRDNPRLLSGLLLHHVIPGAFDIGSLQDEMTGVSLAGTQLRVNQYDMHDVEWNEVRVTTINGARVLDDKKDIHIPQGIAHAVDRVMFPLPVGDLVQTLQADRDRRFTTFLKAIHASGFAETLAESKTYTVFAPTDAAFARLSPAELSRFAEKAGARALVARHVLPGTLYSAGMRYYQLRNSMEDAKPLTLQKNAGRIKVNNAQVITHNIPATNGVIHAVDAVV; this comes from the exons GTAGAGAATGACTACGACAGAAGAAGACAGGCCACGCTACCACACCCCGGGTTCACAGAACATCAAACAAGATTCGGCTTGAACTCGCCTCTTCAGGGCTTCCAACAGCAACAGGCTTTAATCACAAACCCCCCACCAACAGTCCAGTTCCAGCCATCCTTGTTCCCCCAGCAACAGCCTCAGCAGCTGCCGCAGCAGCAGCAGCTTCCTCAACAGCAGCAATCCTACGTGCCACAGTTCAACAACCATATCCCGAATATCAACAACAACTTACCCTTACAGAACAGCAACTTCCAATTCACACCTCAAGCCAGCAACCCGCCTCTGTTGCAGCAGAACAATAACTTCCAGCAGCAACAGAACTTGAGGCAGATCCCGCAACAAACTCAGAATATCCTGCAACAGCCCATTCCTACATTACCGACTTATCAGAATGGACACTTGCAGCAAAATCCTACCTTCCAGCCAAGTATTCCGGCAACGGTTAACATCAACCCACAAAGGCCTACGCAGCAAGCCTTCCTCCCCACTATCTCGACGTCACACAGCCAGCCTATCAACCAACCTATCTTCAGCCAGCCGAATCCCATAACTATTCAGCCCGCTCCGAACCTAGCTCCTCAGAATTACAACCAGAACCAAAACAATGCACAGCTCCCATTCCAATCGAATCTGGGCCAACAACCGATCTTCTCTAACGGACAAGCTTCACAAATTCAAGACATTCTTGAACAGCAATCTAAGGAGAACTTGGAAAAGCTAAAGGAGTTGCAGGAAAGAGCTAGGATTATCCAGAAGCACCAGGAGTTTGTGCAGAAACAGCAgcaaaagcaacaagaaaaggTCGAAAAACTGCACGAGGAGTTTGTTAAGAAACAAGCCACGAAATCAGTACCCAGCTTCACGACGACTGAAAGCTATGAGGAATATTATAACAGGAATTCTGAGAGGCGAAGGCCCATTTTACCACATGAGACGGATTTATTCAAGAAAGCTGTTGAAATGTACGAGAGGGAGCACCCTACTACTACCACTACGACCACCACGACGACGACCACGACTACCCCGCCCCCACCACCGCCCCCCACTCCTAGGTACAGACCCCGCCCTAAACCCAAACCTAGGAACCCCCCACAAGACAGAAACAAGCAGAAACTGTACAACGAAATCAAGAATCTCTTAGAGGAAAGCGAAACTAAAGGATTCGACGACAGCTTGAGAGCCAAGAGTGCTGAATTATTAAAGAAACCAGACATTCTTAAACAACTGAAAGTAGCTCTCGCTGAAAACGCCGCAGACTTCTCTGAAAAGAACTTCTCGTCCCGAGAGATTTCTCTTAACGGGCATAAATATGAAGTGATTAGGACTAATAACCCAAATCTGATTCCCAAAGGTGCTATCACCGCTGATAGTTCGAACTTGGCACAAATCATGGCAGCCGCTCAGCTTGAACCTCAGAAGGAAAGCAGAGTTTCGATTGAGGATCTAACGAAAGGTATCTTGCCACCTGGTGCAAACTTCGAGTTGATCAAACAGGCGGAAAACGGTAAACTTGAAGAAGTCAAGGCACCAAGTGAACTgcaaaacaaaaagaaagttACATTCGTTTTCCTTGAGGAACAAGAAGACGGTTCATTCAAGGTGAAGGGTGTCAAGGCGAATGGCCAGCAGACTGAAGAAGGTCCCGAAGTAGAAAACATTctgaagaaaataaagaatGGTGAGATTCAGTTGCCTGGACAGACAAAGATCTCTAACTCTATCTTTAGCTCAACCACCGCCAGCCCAATAACTGAAACAACTGACTACGTTGCTGCCTCGTCCCATCATCCATCAAGTTACTCGACATTCGTTAGTACTTCTAACCACGGATCAACTGGCCATACCAACCCTATCGTCCATACAACACCGACGCCACACTTCCAGCCTTCCATCCAGCCTTCTAGGAGCACCGCCCAAACTCAGACACACTTCCCGTCCACCGTAACCGTATCAAGCACCGAAAGGTACAACACCAAGTCCAGTACCCCAAGTTATGAGTACACCTCAAGTAGGAACAGCATCAACCAAAGTCCAAGAATCACCTTCCCAAGTTCGACTCATTCTACGATCATCAACACTACCCCTTACCGTTCCTCTGAGAAAGATTTAGTTGTGATTGGCTCCAGCACGATTGCTCCAACCATCAGTGAAGGAAGCTCATTGAACTTAGCAAGGCAAGCATCCCCACCAGCCAACCCGGGGCTGGTGGACATTCTGAAGGAGAATGGTCTGTTTGCGACGGCGAAGTACTTGCGCCAGTCAGGTTTGGACTCGATCTTGAATGAGACGGGTCCGTATACCATCTTTGTGCCAACTGACAAGGCGTTTAGAACTCTGCTCGTACAGCTCGGAGGTCCGGATAAGGCTGAGGAAAAATTCCGTGACAACCCTAGACTGCTTAGTGGT TTGCTACTCCACCACGTGATCCCAGGAGCGTTCGACATCGGCTCCCTGCAGGACGAGATGACGGGCGTCTCTCTCGCCGGCACACAGCTCAGGGTCAACCAGTATGACATGCACGATGTTGAGTGGAACGAGGTCCGAGTCACCACCATCAACGGCGCCAGGGTGCTCGATGATAAGAAGGATATTCATATACCACAG GGCATAGCACACGCAGTAGACCGCGTGATGTTCCCGCTGCCGGTCGGCGACCTGGTGCAGACGCTACAGGCAGACAGGGACAGGAGATTCACCACATTCCTGAAGGCCATACACGCCAGTGGCTTTGCGGAAACTCTTGCAG AAAGCAAAACCTACACAGTTTTCGCGCCAACGGACGCGGCGTTCGCGCGCTTGTCACCCGCTGAACTGTCAAGATTCGCAGAAAAGGCGGGAGCGCGAGCGTTGGTAGCGAGGCATGTGTTGCCAGGCACGTTATATAGCGCCGGCATGAGGTACTACCAGCTTAGGAACTCTATGGAAGACGCTAAACCATTGACGCTGCAGAAGAATGCTG GACGCATCAAAGTGAACAACGCACAAGTGATAACGCACAACATCCCCGCGACGAACGGCGTCATCCACGCGGTGGACGCCGTCGTGTAG